Proteins co-encoded in one Inmirania thermothiophila genomic window:
- the mpl gene encoding UDP-N-acetylmuramate:L-alanyl-gamma-D-glutamyl-meso-diaminopimelate ligase encodes MRVHILGICGTFMGGLAQLARALGHEVSGQDAGIYPPMSELLAEAGIEVREGWDPAAIPRGVDCVVVGNALSRGNPAVEHVLDRGLPYTSGPQWLAEAVLRGRWVIAVAGTHGKTTTTAMVAWILAQAGLAPGWLVGGAPRGLGASACLGETPFFVVEADEYDTAFFDKRAKFVHYRPRTLVLNNLEFDHADIYPDLAAIQRQVHHLVRTVPASGRIVAPAGDAAVAGALAMGCWTPVERTGPGGLWQAEPLAEDASAFRVRLDGRALGEVRWRLAGAHNLANALSALAAARHAGVAPAAALEALAGFPGVRRRLEVVGEAGGVTVYDDFAHHPTAIAATLAALRPRVGAGRLVACLEPRSNTMRMGVHREALAAALAGADRVHALRPPGLGWDLAAALAPLGPRAAVHEATRALVAAVAGEARPGDHVVCMSNGAFDGVPRRLLAALAAGAAGA; translated from the coding sequence GATCGAGGTGCGCGAGGGGTGGGATCCGGCGGCGATCCCGCGGGGGGTGGACTGCGTCGTCGTCGGCAACGCCCTCTCGCGCGGCAACCCCGCGGTGGAGCACGTCCTCGACCGGGGCCTGCCCTACACCTCCGGGCCGCAGTGGCTGGCCGAGGCGGTGCTGCGCGGACGCTGGGTGATCGCCGTCGCGGGCACCCACGGCAAGACCACCACCACCGCGATGGTGGCCTGGATCCTGGCGCAGGCGGGGCTGGCCCCGGGCTGGCTGGTGGGGGGTGCGCCGCGGGGGCTCGGCGCCTCGGCCTGCCTCGGCGAGACCCCCTTCTTCGTGGTGGAGGCGGACGAGTACGACACCGCCTTCTTCGACAAGCGCGCCAAGTTCGTCCACTACCGCCCGCGCACCCTGGTGCTCAACAATCTCGAGTTCGACCACGCCGACATCTATCCGGATCTGGCGGCGATCCAGCGCCAGGTCCACCACCTGGTGCGCACGGTGCCGGCCTCGGGGCGGATCGTAGCCCCGGCGGGGGATGCGGCTGTGGCGGGCGCGCTGGCCATGGGCTGCTGGACGCCGGTGGAGCGCACCGGCCCCGGCGGGCTCTGGCAGGCCGAGCCGCTGGCCGAGGACGCCTCGGCCTTCCGCGTGCGCCTCGACGGGCGGGCCCTCGGCGAGGTGCGCTGGCGGCTCGCGGGGGCCCACAACCTCGCCAACGCGCTCTCGGCCCTGGCCGCGGCGCGCCACGCCGGGGTCGCGCCGGCGGCGGCGCTGGAGGCGCTGGCGGGCTTCCCCGGGGTGCGGCGTAGGCTGGAGGTGGTGGGCGAGGCCGGCGGCGTCACCGTCTACGACGACTTCGCCCACCATCCCACCGCGATCGCGGCCACGCTGGCGGCGCTGCGCCCGCGCGTGGGTGCGGGCCGGCTCGTCGCCTGCCTCGAGCCGCGCTCCAACACCATGCGCATGGGCGTGCACCGCGAGGCCCTGGCGGCCGCCCTCGCCGGCGCCGACCGCGTGCACGCCCTGCGCCCGCCGGGGCTGGGCTGGGACCTCGCCGCGGCGCTCGCGCCCCTCGGGCCGAGGGCGGCGGTGCACGAGGCCACCCGGGCCCTGGTGGCGGCGGTGGCGGGCGAGGCGCGCCCCGGCGACCACGTGGTGTGCATGAGCAACGGCGCCTTCGACGGTGTGCCGCGGCGGCTGCTCGCGGCCCTTGCCGCCGGCGCGGCGGGGGCGTAA